In Zingiber officinale cultivar Zhangliang chromosome 3A, Zo_v1.1, whole genome shotgun sequence, the DNA window TGAACTATTCAAACTATACACTCGACCAAAAAATATTAACACTACTATTCAAACTATAATTTTGGTGTGGATCTTGGCTGTCAATCCTCATAACTGCAACATCAGGTCCACCTCTGTGTAGTTAATATTATCAAGTATCAGCCATGTGGGAACACTTGCACAAGCACGTTAGCTAGCAATTCTCATGCCTCCACCGATTGATTGACGCAATTGATATTTATATGGATGGTTACTCCAAAATATCTTAGTAGGTGTCTGGACTCTCCATGGACCACTTCTCTAGAACAAATTAAATATCTCCGTAATTTATCCTTTTTCCAGAGGGTATGAAACCGCTCTCGAAGAGCTGAGGTGAGGACTTCATACCTGCAACGTCAGGTCCACTAAAGAAAGACAGACCTTTGCTTCTTTATTTTGTTTAAAGTTCAGTCAGACTTCAACTACGATGCGGATTAGGATTTGGTGAACGCACCAGGTTTGCGTGCTCCTTTTTTTTAAGGCGCGGCGCGCTGAGATGCGCACTTATTCTTCTCTGTCAAGAGTCACTTTTGTTCATCCAGCGACAACTTTAAAGTAATCACTTTTGCATTTGCTGTATGAACGCTCATCCTTTACCACATGTTTTTGGCTGCTGCTGCTTTGACATACGTAGTAAAGCTGCAACTATAAAATGTACAGTAAGTAGATGCAGCTCGTGACCCCTGCATTCAAAGCCAGATCCCACTGTCTACCGCCTCTGCGGAAGCCAAAGCAAAAAAACCGAGGGAAATCATAAAAACTAGGGATTGTTGAGGAATCGCTCTTCAATAAGGTATGGCAGTGCTTCATTTTTCTGTTCATTTTGATTTTCTGTGGATTTGAAGCTtagtttttatttctcttatctcTTTTCTGTTCTAAGTGTAGATAGCTTTACTAGAAATTCCGGACTTGTGTCTATTCAGCCAAAGGTCATTCCTGTTCTTTGAAGAAGTGATAGTCTTATCTTCTTGCTCTTGTTTTGTTTTACCCCAATGTGTTAATTGTGTGTGCTTTTTGATTCTACTATACTGGATAATTTCTTCTTCTCTAGAGTTTCatgtttacttttttttttttttttggttttcccATTCATTTTTTAGCTCCTAATGCATAAAATAAAATGTTGGAAATCATTACTAaccttgggtaagaaggaaacATGGGATACATATGAAGCTGACTTGTTTATTTTCTCTAGGGAAACGTGGACACAATAATGGCTTTCTGTCTTCAGTCTCTGTTGTTGTTGCTCTTGGTTTTCTTTCAGCTAAGCAACGCTTTGAACTCTGATGGAGAGGCTCTGTTGGCCCTTTCCAGCAGTTTGATACTTCCTCAGTCAGTGAACTCTACTTGGAATTCATCAGACCCAAGTCCCTGTGGATGGGCAGGAATCAGTTGCAACAGAGGTGGATTCGTGATTTCATTTGAGCTTCCCGAGCTTCAAATTTCTGGTTCACTGGGCAAAGAAATTGGGTTGCTAAATCATCTGATGAAACTAGATCTTGGTGTCAACAATCTTTCTGGACTTATTCCCTCAGAACTAGGCAATTGCTCCCTTCTTGAATATTTGGATCTCTCAAACAACTTCATTTCAGGTGAGATTCCAATGACccttgagaaactcaagaagttGTCATACCTTTCACTTTACAATAATTTGCTGAGTGGACAAATACCAAGTCTTTTGTTCCACAAAATGTCTCTTGAGACTATTTACCTTAATGAAAACAACCTCAACGGCTCAATTCCTTCCTTTGATGAAAATGCATGCAGGGTTAAATTTCTATGGCTTAGTCAAAATAATCTTTCTGGTTCATTACCTGCTTCAATTAGTAATTGCACCGAGTTAGAGGAGCTCTATCTATATGCGAACCAGTTGACCGGACCTATTCCTTGGACCATAAATAACCTCACAGAAGTAGATGTTAGTGAAAATGATCTACTGGGGAACATCCCTTTCAACTCAAAAACATGCAAGTTGGAGAGTCTAGTTATGTCCTTCAACCGATTTGACGGTGAACTTCCTGCGACATTGGGTAATTGCAGTAACTTAAAGAACCTTGCTATTGTTGACAATCACTTGTCAGGGAGAATACCATCAACACTTGGTTTGTTGACAAAGCTTGAGATTCTTTATCTATCTATTAACTCTTTGTCAGGGTCAATTCCCTCTGAGATAGGCCAATGTCAATCATTGATTTCATTGCAGTTGTATGATAATCAACTAGAAGGGATTGTTCCAAGAGAATTGGGTAATTTGAAAAATCTAGAAAGTCTTTTACTTTTTAGTAATAATTTGACCGGAGAGCTTCCGATTGAAATTTGGAGAATCCTAAACTTGACAACTATACTTATCTATGACAACAACTTCTCTGGGCAACTACCTGTGGAGATGTGTCAATTAAAAAGTTTGAGTAACATTTCTATCTATGACAATCAATTCACAGGGGTCATTCCTCAATGCTTGGGAATCAACAGTAGTTTGGTGCAAGTTGACTTTACAAATAGTGGTCTTGTTGGCAACATCCCTCCTAATATTTGTTTCAGAAATCAATTGATCTCTATGACATTGGGCTATAATATGCTTAATGGGACAATACCTTCGGGAGTTGGAAATTGCTCAAGTTTGCAGAGGTTAATTCTTAGTAACAACAACCTTAGTGGCTCAATTCCAGATTTTTTTGTGACATCAAGTTTATTGTATGTTGATTTAAGTTTCAACAAACTCAATGGACAAATTCCTCAAAGTGTAGGAAACTGTGTGAATCTGACCATGATTAACTTGTCAATGAATATGATTGATGGATTGATACCTCAACAAATGGGAAACCTAGCCAACCTTCAACTTCTCAATCTATCCAATAACAATTTGTATGGTCCATTGCCTTTTGAATTATCAGAATGTCGTAGGTTATATGTGTTAGACTTGGGATTCAACTCTTTCAATGGAACAATACCAGCAAGCTTCGGAAACTTATCTAGTCTATCTCAGTTAATACTGCAAGAGAATCAATTTAGCGGAGGAATTCCGGATTTCTTATATGAGTTAAATGAACTGATTGAGCTACAATTTGGAGGAAACAAGTTGGGAGGCAGCATTCCGCAATCATTTGGTTCATTGCAAAACTTGAAAGTGGCCTTAAACCTCAGTGATAATGAACTAGTAGGACAACTTCCAATGGAGTTGAAGAATTTGAATATGCTACAAAGCTTTGATATTTCTTTTAACAATCTAACAGGAAGTTTGATACCCGTAAGTGATCTCAGTTCATTAACATACATCAATATTTCATTCAATGACTTTAATGGTTCACTGCCGAGAGGTTTGTTTAAGCTTGTAGAATCATTACCAAGCTCGTTTATAGGAAATCCTCAACTTTGCATCTCATGTCAGATAGGAGATTCTACATGCACAAACATCACTATATTAGAACCATGCAACGTGCCAAATAATAATTCCAAAGGTTTGTCCAAGATGAAGATTGTAATCATATCTCTTGCTTCAGTTTTGCTATGTGTTCTAGTGCTTTTCCTTGTGGGATTTTTCTTTCTCGGGTGCAAAAGAAAGAAAGTTGGCGTTCCATCCTTGCAAGAAGGTTCTTCTTTCCTACTAAACCAAGTGATTGAAGCCACTGAGGATTTCAATCAGCAATATGAAATTGGTAGAGGAGCTCATGGGATAGTTTATAAGGCAGCCCTCGATATAGGAAAAATATATGCCGTAAAGAAGATTGTTTTCCCACATCAGAAAGAATCAATTACAAGCATGATAAGGGAAATCCAAACTATTGGGAAAATCCGGCATAGAAATTTAGTGAAATTGGAAAATTTTTGGTTGAAAGGTGAATATAGACTTATATTGTATGAGTATATGGCAAACGGTAGCCTCCATGATGTTCTTCATGAAATCAAGCCGGCGCCCGTTCTGGAGTGGAAGGTGAGATACAAGATAGCCATTGGCATTGGCCATGGGCTAGATTATCTTCACAACCACTGCAGCCCTGCGATTATCCACCGTGACATAAAGCCTAAAAACATATTGCTGGATGCTGAAAAGGAGCCACATATCTCAGATTTTGGGATTGCTAAGCTTGATCAACATTCTATTCAGTCAACTGCTATTATGGGCACCCTTGGTTATATTTCACCAGGTCTgcatttctctctctttttctttcctGAGTAAAACTATCCTTGAATTGCTAACAGGTCTTCATTGTTCTTATTGGTAACTATAAATGAATGTTCCTTCTGCGATTCCATTCTGCTCTGTCAAATAGTAGATCCAATGGTAGTAGAAATTAGAATTGCTACCCACTTGATGCCTAAGTTCACCAAGTGTGATTACTTG includes these proteins:
- the LOC122051551 gene encoding receptor-like protein kinase; the encoded protein is MAFCLQSLLLLLLVFFQLSNALNSDGEALLALSSSLILPQSVNSTWNSSDPSPCGWAGISCNRGGFVISFELPELQISGSLGKEIGLLNHLMKLDLGVNNLSGLIPSELGNCSLLEYLDLSNNFISGEIPMTLEKLKKLSYLSLYNNLLSGQIPSLLFHKMSLETIYLNENNLNGSIPSFDENACRVKFLWLSQNNLSGSLPASISNCTELEELYLYANQLTGPIPWTINNLTEVDVSENDLLGNIPFNSKTCKLESLVMSFNRFDGELPATLGNCSNLKNLAIVDNHLSGRIPSTLGLLTKLEILYLSINSLSGSIPSEIGQCQSLISLQLYDNQLEGIVPRELGNLKNLESLLLFSNNLTGELPIEIWRILNLTTILIYDNNFSGQLPVEMCQLKSLSNISIYDNQFTGVIPQCLGINSSLVQVDFTNSGLVGNIPPNICFRNQLISMTLGYNMLNGTIPSGVGNCSSLQRLILSNNNLSGSIPDFFVTSSLLYVDLSFNKLNGQIPQSVGNCVNLTMINLSMNMIDGLIPQQMGNLANLQLLNLSNNNLYGPLPFELSECRRLYVLDLGFNSFNGTIPASFGNLSSLSQLILQENQFSGGIPDFLYELNELIELQFGGNKLGGSIPQSFGSLQNLKVALNLSDNELVGQLPMELKNLNMLQSFDISFNNLTGSLIPVSDLSSLTYINISFNDFNGSLPRGLFKLVESLPSSFIGNPQLCISCQIGDSTCTNITILEPCNVPNNNSKGLSKMKIVIISLASVLLCVLVLFLVGFFFLGCKRKKVGVPSLQEGSSFLLNQVIEATEDFNQQYEIGRGAHGIVYKAALDIGKIYAVKKIVFPHQKESITSMIREIQTIGKIRHRNLVKLENFWLKGEYRLILYEYMANGSLHDVLHEIKPAPVLEWKVRYKIAIGIGHGLDYLHNHCSPAIIHRDIKPKNILLDAEKEPHISDFGIAKLDQHSIQSTAIMGTLGYISPETAYTTRRSKESDVYSYGVVLLELITRKMAIDPSFSENMDIVRWVTSSLNGSSKIEAVMDEDLVNEVTGTSEIEEVNKVVSLAMRCVAREARMRPSMQNAVRELQDIKSRFADAQKQKKPEPTTSI